The following are encoded in a window of Nilaparvata lugens isolate BPH chromosome 13, ASM1435652v1, whole genome shotgun sequence genomic DNA:
- the LOC111060194 gene encoding protein PFC0760c has product MINRDYSGDRSNCETVDESPIIEKVILNDVYDHDTLTSFDELDTDNRTNNLVANSDQSGVSYELNNENMEYKNYNDDQSSRKDLTDYGKNHRSYIDNQNMQRSQSSKDIPSNGREFEDIANHMLNKLNVKYLESGKNHSNVRKNHKFSINKDSSMNHRYFKHDFNDQENESVNKNDGNSENGLSQEEERYKDKSDENYGNDLDSQGGKFHKKNHGNFENDITHQVNGLDSNSNRIFENNFNPKGSEYDEKFNVKFGNKQKNEYKSNVQIENYLKQQKSVSDRRNHYQEHENDSADQEENVDTKNHDNFGNIINQQGNGNGYDNQEDGITKDDRRVKNDDAERNSKFYSYLKNRGGSDPHDEKQELNSKNGDKNHIGSERSNEKHDSSSGNDDKYNFGTVMDDEEDASNSKNGVGSFDRHKILMDAIRNRFRGTTGSYFPEKTEKTPSGSEEDVEFSPRKSSRPICHDVTPEAHCIKEEDKYFCKIGKSSYTIYTGPNPSVSSKVIEDYVRSMFQKYGEGDRCLDMSFGAGKHGPCLKNKMPVDNQMSLSSHKTAISSKLYPGRKRGTLNIICTPLAPPPKGVDCRDTDGTSREMYYECRWRTPNKIVEC; this is encoded by the coding sequence ATGATTAACAGAGATTATTCTGGAGATCGCTCAAACTGTGAAACCGTTGATGAAAgtccaattattgaaaaagttattttaaaCGATGTTTACGATCATGATACTCTCACAAGTTTTGATGAACTGGATACTGATAATCGTACAAATAATCTAGTTGCTAATTCGGATCAAAGTGGTGTCAGCTATGAATTGAACAATGAAAATatggaatataaaaattataacgaTGATCAAAGCTCTCGCAAAGATTTGACCGATTATGGAAAAAATCATAGGAGTTATATCGATAATCAAAATATGCAGAGAAGTCAAAGCTCCAAAGATATCCCTTCAAATGGCCGAGAATTTGAGGATATTGCTAACCACAtgctgaataaattaaatgttAAATATCTTGAAAGCGGTAAAAATCATTCGAATGTAAGAAAAAACCATAAATTTTCCATTAATAAAGATTCATCCATGAATCATAGATACTTTAAACATGATTTCAACGATCAGGAGAATGAATCAGTAAACAAGAATGATGGAAACTCTGAGAATGGTCTCTCccaagaagaagagagatacAAAGATAAAAGTGATGAGAACTACGGAAATGACCTGGATTCACAAGGGGgtaaatttcataagaaaaaccatggaaattttgagaatgatatCACGCATCAAGTGAATGGACTTGATTCTAATAGCAATaggatatttgaaaataatttcaacccCAAAGGTAGTGAGTACGATGAGAAATTTAACGTGAAGTTTggcaataaacaaaaaaatgaatataaaagtaatgtacaaattgaaaattatctgAAACAACAGAAAAGTGTATCTGATAGAAGAAATCATTATCAGGAACATGAGAATGACTCCGCAGATCAAGAGGAGAATGTTGATACTAAAAACCATGATAATTTTGGGAATATTATCAATCAACAAGGTAATGGTAATGGTTATGATAATCAGGAGGATGGTATAACTAAAGATGATCGTAGAGTCAAAAATGATGATGCTGAAAGGAATTCGAAGTTCTATAGTTACTTGAAAAATCGTGGTGGATCTGATCCACATGATGAAAAACAGGAACTGAATTCTAAAAATGGTGACAAAAATCATATTGGGAGTGAAAGGAGTAATGAAAAACATGATTCCAGTTCTGGAAATGATGACAAGTATAATTTTGGAACTGTTatggatgatgaagaagatgctTCCAATTCTAAAAATGGCGTGGGAAGTTTTGACAGGCATAAGATTCTAATGGATGCAATCAGAAATAGGTTCCGGGGGACAACAGGTAGTTATTTTCCGGAGAAAACCGAGAAAACTCCGTCTGGAAGTGAGGAAGACGTTGAATTTTCACCGAGAAAATCTTCGAGACCGATTTGTCATGACGTCACGCCCGAAGCACACTGCATCAAAGAGGAGgacaaatatttttgtaaaattggcAAATCAAGTTACACCATTTACACAGGTCCGAATCCAAGTGTATCCTCAAAGGTTATTGAGGACTATGTCCGTTCCATGTTCCAGAAATATGGTGAGGGTGATCGGTGCTTGGATATGTCTTTTGGAGCGGGGAAGCATGGACCCTGTTTGAAGAATAAGATGCCGGTTGATAATCAGATGTCGCTTTCTAGTCATAAAACGGCAATTTCGTCAAAATTGTATCCGGGTAGGAAGAGGGGGACACTGAATATTATTTGTACCCCTCTAGCACCCCCTCCAAAGGGTGTTGATTGTAGAGATACCGATGGAACCAGTCGTGAGATGTATTATGAGTGTCGCTGGAGAACGCCCAATAAAATTGTTGAGTGTTGA